The proteins below come from a single Borreliella afzelii genomic window:
- a CDS encoding divergent PAP2 family protein: MIRALLTNDLFLSCLVSGISAQVIKYSIQTVKTRKLKLTPTHLLKKIFLETGGMPSSHSSTVTALATSIALTEGIGTNFIIALAFALITIRDSFGVRYMSGVQAEYLNALSEKLKKEIKIDTTKIKVVKGHKKKEVLTGIIIGIVSAYIVCYL; the protein is encoded by the coding sequence ATGATAAGGGCATTGCTTACCAACGATCTTTTTTTATCTTGTCTTGTATCAGGAATTTCTGCGCAAGTAATTAAATATAGCATCCAAACCGTAAAAACAAGAAAGTTAAAACTAACTCCAACGCATCTTTTAAAAAAGATTTTTCTAGAAACAGGGGGCATGCCAAGCAGTCATTCATCAACAGTCACCGCTCTTGCAACCTCAATTGCACTAACTGAAGGAATAGGTACAAATTTTATAATAGCTCTTGCCTTTGCCCTTATTACAATAAGAGATTCTTTCGGCGTAAGATATATGTCTGGGGTTCAGGCAGAATATTTAAATGCATTATCAGAAAAATTAAAAAAAGAAATAAAAATTGACACAACAAAAATAAAAGTGGTCAAAGGACACAAAAAAAAAGAGGTTCTAACGGGCATAATAATAGGAATAGTCTCTGCATATATTGTATGTTATTTATAG
- a CDS encoding aminopeptidase: MEKDLIKYAELIILKGINLQKNQCVLIQGSIENYNFLKILAKKAYEYGAKYVKLNIKDIDILKSRLKFSQEKSLEFIPNAEKSFLDEMVQDKWARINVDDTENFEDLKDSIGQKMSIYQKALNLASKTLSQAIMSNEIAWCVVCSPGPKWASKVLNKKDGNKTLEEFFKIQKRILLLDRENPIKEWESHGKKLHKRCEILNELNLEKVIFKNEKTNLEVYLLETSLWTGGSEKVKGTEIEFNANMPTEEVFTTPNYKKTKGIVYATRPVMVLGTLISGIWLKFENGKVVDFGCNDEKQKEILKSHIETDIQAKYIGEVALVDSSSPIYQSNLIFYSTLYDENASCHIALGAAYPSCLSNEEDLKTDTDKLAYGCNVSLIHTDLMIGSDDLDVIGVDKNGKEYTIIKAGKFAI; encoded by the coding sequence ATGGAAAAAGATTTAATAAAATATGCAGAACTTATAATTTTAAAAGGAATTAATTTACAAAAAAATCAATGTGTTTTAATTCAAGGTTCAATCGAAAATTACAATTTTTTGAAAATATTAGCAAAAAAAGCTTATGAATATGGAGCTAAGTATGTCAAGCTAAATATTAAAGATATTGATATTTTAAAATCAAGATTAAAATTTTCACAAGAGAAAAGCTTGGAATTTATTCCAAATGCCGAAAAAAGCTTTTTAGATGAAATGGTTCAAGATAAATGGGCAAGAATAAACGTCGATGATACAGAAAATTTTGAAGACTTGAAAGATAGCATAGGTCAAAAAATGTCAATTTATCAAAAAGCATTAAATCTGGCAAGTAAAACCTTATCACAAGCGATAATGAGCAACGAAATAGCTTGGTGCGTTGTTTGTTCACCAGGTCCAAAATGGGCTTCTAAAGTTTTAAATAAAAAAGATGGAAATAAAACTTTAGAAGAATTTTTTAAAATACAAAAGAGAATATTGTTACTTGATAGAGAAAATCCAATAAAAGAATGGGAATCCCATGGAAAAAAACTTCACAAAAGATGTGAAATATTAAATGAACTTAACCTAGAAAAAGTAATTTTTAAAAACGAAAAAACAAACTTGGAAGTATATCTACTTGAAACTTCTCTATGGACAGGTGGAAGCGAAAAAGTCAAAGGAACAGAAATAGAATTCAATGCCAATATGCCAACAGAAGAGGTTTTTACAACTCCAAACTATAAAAAAACAAAAGGCATTGTATATGCTACCCGCCCTGTCATGGTGCTTGGCACCCTAATATCTGGAATATGGTTAAAATTTGAAAATGGAAAAGTCGTTGATTTTGGATGCAATGATGAGAAACAAAAAGAAATATTAAAATCACACATCGAAACCGACATTCAAGCAAAATATATAGGAGAAGTAGCACTAGTTGACAGCAGCTCCCCTATTTATCAAAGCAATCTTATTTTTTACAGCACATTATACGATGAGAATGCAAGTTGCCACATAGCACTCGGCGCTGCATACCCATCTTGTTTAAGCAATGAAGAAGATTTAAAAACCGACACTGATAAACTAGCTTACGGATGTAACGTTTCATTAATACATACAGATTTAATGATTGGAAGCGATGACTTGGACGTTATTGGTGTAGATAAAAATGGAAAAGAGTACACAATAATAAAAGCTGGTAAATTCGCAATATAA
- a CDS encoding HAD family hydrolase, with protein sequence MKNIKAVASDLDGTLLLSKSYIGAFTELVIKKLTKEKKKFIIATGRSKNEIIQITKNTDQLQVTFFITLNGAKVYNQDWRLIKSHNLSPEVVKKILSLRDEKFSHIPHFLHKADQYDDQLNIDIKTQIAIDQFQKFKKESNVFRHEIISPINKIQEIKDFSELENFENVAKIILAGREESLIEYEAMILDKYKGEINAYLSTPNSLEIVDHKVSKGKALKEVLKTINIDLSETIAFGDGFNDTDMLENVKKGLLMGNANYRLKAMLPYLEVIGTNDEEAVANYINENVLENPFRRNNKWKKI encoded by the coding sequence ATGAAAAATATTAAAGCGGTTGCCTCTGATCTTGATGGCACTCTTTTGCTATCAAAAAGCTATATTGGAGCCTTTACAGAACTTGTAATTAAAAAATTAACAAAAGAAAAAAAGAAATTCATAATAGCAACAGGAAGAAGCAAAAATGAAATCATTCAAATTACAAAAAACACAGATCAACTGCAAGTTACATTTTTCATTACATTAAACGGAGCAAAAGTTTACAACCAAGATTGGAGATTAATAAAAAGTCATAATTTATCTCCTGAAGTAGTAAAGAAGATTTTAAGTTTAAGAGATGAGAAGTTTAGCCACATACCTCATTTTTTACATAAAGCAGATCAATACGACGACCAATTAAATATTGACATCAAGACTCAAATTGCAATTGATCAATTCCAAAAATTTAAAAAAGAATCTAATGTCTTTAGACATGAAATAATTAGTCCAATTAATAAAATTCAAGAAATTAAAGACTTTAGCGAGCTTGAAAATTTTGAAAATGTTGCAAAAATAATATTAGCTGGCAGAGAAGAGAGCCTAATAGAATATGAAGCAATGATTTTAGATAAATACAAAGGAGAAATAAATGCATACCTTTCTACTCCAAATTCATTAGAAATTGTAGACCATAAAGTTTCAAAAGGAAAGGCATTAAAAGAAGTTCTTAAAACTATTAATATTGATTTAAGCGAAACCATAGCTTTTGGTGATGGATTTAATGATACTGATATGCTAGAAAATGTAAAAAAGGGATTACTAATGGGAAATGCAAATTATAGATTAAAAGCAATGCTACCTTACTTAGAAGTAATAGGCACAAATGATGAAGAAGCTGTTGCAAATTACATTAATGAGAATGTTTTAGAAAACCCATTCAGGAGGAATAATAAATGGAAAAAGATTTAA